In Dolichospermum flos-aquae CCAP 1403/13F, the following proteins share a genomic window:
- the hoxU gene encoding bidirectional hydrogenase complex protein HoxU codes for MTVKTLTINGELISARENETLLEAAQEASIHIPTLCHLEGVDDIGACRLCLVEIAGSNKLQPACVTKVIEGMEVNTNSDRLQKYRRTIVEMLFAEGNHVCSVCVANGNCELQDLAIEMGMDHLRLEYQNPQRTVDTSHHLFGIDHNRCVLCTRCIRVCDEIEGAHTWDMAGRGSKSHVITDLNQPWGTSQTCTSCGKCVNACPTGALFDKGSSVGEMKHDRGKIEFLVTAREKKQWNF; via the coding sequence ATGACTGTAAAAACTTTAACAATAAATGGGGAATTGATTAGCGCTCGTGAGAATGAAACCTTACTAGAAGCAGCGCAGGAAGCGAGTATTCATATTCCTACATTGTGCCATTTAGAAGGTGTAGATGATATTGGTGCTTGTCGTTTATGTTTGGTGGAAATTGCTGGTAGTAATAAATTACAACCTGCTTGCGTGACAAAAGTGATAGAAGGAATGGAGGTAAATACAAATAGCGATCGCTTACAAAAATATCGGCGGACAATTGTAGAAATGTTATTTGCCGAAGGTAATCATGTTTGTTCCGTTTGTGTTGCTAATGGTAACTGTGAATTACAAGATTTAGCCATAGAAATGGGCATGGATCATCTCCGCTTAGAATATCAAAATCCTCAGCGAACTGTTGATACTTCTCATCATCTTTTTGGCATAGATCATAATCGTTGTGTGCTTTGCACTCGCTGTATTCGGGTCTGTGATGAAATCGAAGGCGCACATACTTGGGATATGGCAGGAAGAGGATCAAAATCTCACGTAATTACTGATTTAAATCAACCTTGGGGAACTTCCCAAACTTGTACTTCCTGCGGTAAATGTGTAAATGCCTGTCCCACAGGAGCGTTATTTGATAAGGGTTCAAGTGTTGGTGAAATGAAACATGATCGGGGCAAAATTGAATTTTTAGTAACTGCACGAGAGAAAAAACAATGGAATTTTTAG